The Coprothermobacter sp. genome has a segment encoding these proteins:
- a CDS encoding 50S ribosomal protein L32 has product MANPKKKITHSRKGNRYSKVKMRFRNNHSPLVHCGHCNKLIRTHHICRYCGYYDGKLVVKQEEKKEKPAA; this is encoded by the coding sequence ATGGCAAATCCAAAGAAGAAAATTACCCACAGCAGGAAGGGCAATAGATACAGCAAAGTCAAGATGCGCTTCAGGAACAACCATAGCCCCCTTGTCCACTGCGGCCACTGCAACAAGCTTATCCGTACACACCATATCTGCCGGTATTGCGGCTATTACGATGGCAAGCTCGTGGTCAAGCAGGAAGAGAAGAAGGAAAAGCCTGCCGCCTAG
- a CDS encoding phosphate acyltransferase PlsX gives MKVAVDAMGGDYAPHEIIKGAVEAARAFGVTVVFVGDEVAINSELSQYRQGQLFSYEVVPTTQVITFHDHPSEVLRTRKDSSLYRAIQLVAEKKCDAIVSAGSTGAQMAISLFVLGRIRGVLRPGLTTAVPSATGEPFYFIDVGAVADCVPENILQFARMGQVYCRLATGKETPTVGLLNIGEEAEKGSRQMIEAHKLLAAKTPGFIGNVEPKEAFRHAADVVVSDGFTGNIFIKTMESTAETLFGMMKSALGSSIKGKLGGALAHSNLRLVKEKLDYSQYGGVPLLGVKGISIVCHGRSDATAIYHAIRVARNVSDEGLVTKLEALWK, from the coding sequence ATGAAGGTTGCAGTCGATGCCATGGGGGGCGATTATGCCCCCCATGAGATTATCAAGGGTGCCGTAGAAGCTGCCCGTGCGTTTGGTGTCACGGTTGTCTTCGTGGGCGACGAGGTCGCTATCAATAGTGAGCTGTCCCAGTATCGTCAGGGTCAGCTCTTTTCGTACGAAGTGGTCCCGACGACCCAGGTCATCACGTTTCACGACCACCCATCCGAAGTACTGAGGACGCGCAAGGACTCGTCGCTGTATCGGGCCATCCAGCTCGTTGCCGAGAAGAAGTGCGATGCGATCGTCTCCGCCGGCAGTACCGGGGCACAGATGGCAATCTCCCTCTTTGTCCTCGGCCGCATTCGCGGCGTCCTTCGCCCGGGGCTGACTACTGCTGTACCGTCCGCGACGGGCGAGCCGTTCTACTTCATCGATGTTGGAGCAGTGGCTGACTGTGTTCCAGAGAACATCCTGCAGTTTGCGCGCATGGGCCAGGTTTACTGTCGCCTCGCTACGGGCAAGGAGACGCCGACGGTTGGCCTCCTCAACATCGGCGAGGAAGCCGAGAAGGGGTCCCGCCAGATGATCGAGGCGCACAAGCTTCTGGCCGCAAAGACTCCTGGGTTCATTGGCAACGTCGAACCGAAAGAAGCTTTTCGACATGCCGCGGATGTCGTGGTCAGCGATGGATTCACCGGCAACATCTTCATCAAGACCATGGAGAGTACGGCAGAAACGCTGTTTGGCATGATGAAGTCGGCGCTCGGCAGCTCTATCAAGGGCAAGCTCGGTGGCGCGCTGGCTCACAGCAATCTGCGACTCGTCAAGGAGAAACTCGACTACAGCCAGTACGGCGGGGTACCGCTGCTGGGAGTCAAGGGCATCAGCATCGTCTGTCATGGGAGGTCCGACGCCACGGCCATCTATCACGCCATCCGTGTCGCCAGGAATGTCAGCGACGAAGGCCTTGTGACGAAGCTGGAGGCACTCTGGAAATGA
- the rnc gene encoding ribonuclease III produces the protein MTDSIRPTRRTAIHRIVVPKDDFTGALVMERTEEFNKTLPVSFKNLRYLVVALTHSSFASEHHSYTSNEKLEFVGDGVVNFIVAKLLFLEFPDAQEGDLSKMRAALVKEQGIYERALELGLDRYLLLGKGEDKLRDERKPAILADGFEALVAAIYFDSGMHAAEKFVSIVFHKAIAELRNGAVLDHKTALQEETQRSVRLLPSYDTEVARGEDGSDVFTSLVYIGNVLYGEGRGSSKKKAEEDAARAALDAFVSEHPHRGESGQ, from the coding sequence ATGACAGACAGCATACGCCCGACTCGCAGGACCGCCATTCATCGGATCGTCGTTCCGAAGGACGATTTCACCGGTGCCCTCGTGATGGAGCGGACCGAGGAATTCAACAAGACACTCCCCGTATCGTTCAAGAATCTCCGCTATCTGGTCGTCGCTCTCACGCATAGCTCATTCGCCAGCGAGCACCACAGCTACACGTCGAACGAGAAGCTTGAATTCGTGGGCGACGGTGTCGTGAACTTCATCGTTGCCAAGTTGTTGTTCCTCGAGTTTCCGGACGCCCAAGAGGGCGATCTCTCTAAGATGCGCGCCGCACTGGTCAAAGAGCAGGGCATCTATGAGCGCGCGCTGGAACTGGGGCTCGACAGGTATCTGTTGCTGGGCAAGGGCGAAGACAAGCTGCGCGACGAGCGCAAGCCGGCGATTCTCGCGGACGGCTTTGAGGCTCTGGTCGCTGCCATATACTTTGACAGCGGCATGCACGCGGCCGAGAAGTTTGTCAGCATCGTGTTTCACAAGGCAATCGCCGAGCTGCGCAACGGAGCGGTCCTGGATCACAAGACAGCCCTGCAGGAAGAGACGCAGCGGAGCGTCCGCCTGCTGCCGTCGTATGATACGGAGGTCGCGCGGGGCGAAGACGGATCGGACGTGTTCACGTCACTGGTGTATATCGGCAACGTCCTGTACGGCGAAGGCCGCGGGTCATCCAAGAAGAAGGCCGAAGAGGACGCCGCTCGTGCGGCCCTTGATGCTTTTGTCTCGGAGCACCCTCATCGAGGGGAGTCTGGTCAGTGA
- a CDS encoding signal recognition particle-docking protein FtsY: protein MSFLSRVKQLFGGDKPVQEEYPVEVLDSGAEPQESMSSAAPQTVRQQAGSARHEAADFDALEELLIDAGIDVDTTMAILQEVRKGGLLGRPTAEQVIERIRGKLSSVFDLDSTLHTTGSPAVILVTGVNGVGKTSSIAKLANMLKQENRSVLLIAADTFRAGAVDQLAILADRVGVPVMRSVEGQDPSSVVFNGLQKAVAGGVDVVVIDTAGRLENKKNLTFELQKVVRVIETKLGLPLSETLLVIDATTGENALMQARAFRQAIPISGIILTKIDSGAKGGSIVSIARELRIPIKLVCNGETLMSIKPFDKDDIVNMILLSE, encoded by the coding sequence GTGAGCTTCCTTTCGCGCGTCAAGCAGCTCTTTGGTGGGGACAAGCCGGTGCAGGAGGAATATCCAGTCGAGGTGCTTGACAGCGGAGCCGAGCCACAGGAGTCGATGTCGTCCGCTGCACCACAGACCGTGCGCCAACAGGCCGGAAGCGCTCGCCACGAGGCAGCAGATTTCGATGCTCTGGAGGAGCTTCTGATCGACGCCGGCATCGACGTCGACACGACAATGGCGATCCTGCAGGAAGTACGAAAGGGCGGACTGCTGGGCCGTCCCACCGCAGAACAGGTCATCGAGCGTATCCGTGGCAAGCTGAGTTCCGTGTTTGATCTGGACAGTACGCTGCACACGACGGGCTCACCTGCCGTCATCCTCGTTACGGGGGTCAACGGCGTGGGCAAGACTTCTTCGATCGCCAAGCTGGCAAACATGCTCAAGCAGGAGAACCGCTCGGTCCTGCTGATTGCGGCCGATACCTTTCGCGCCGGGGCGGTCGACCAGCTTGCTATCCTTGCTGATCGCGTCGGCGTCCCAGTGATGCGTTCGGTAGAGGGACAGGACCCGTCCAGTGTCGTGTTCAACGGACTTCAGAAAGCTGTAGCGGGCGGCGTGGACGTCGTGGTGATCGACACGGCAGGTCGGCTTGAGAACAAGAAGAACCTTACGTTCGAGCTGCAGAAGGTTGTGCGCGTCATTGAAACGAAGTTGGGTCTGCCATTGTCAGAGACACTGCTGGTCATCGACGCGACGACCGGCGAGAATGCTCTCATGCAAGCCCGCGCCTTCCGTCAGGCGATCCCGATCTCGGGCATCATCCTGACCAAGATCGACTCCGGCGCGAAAGGCGGCAGTATCGTGAGCATTGCGCGTGAATTGCGTATTCCAATCAAGCTGGTCTGCAATGGTGAAACACTTATGAGCATAAAACCATTTGACAAAGACGATATAGTGAACATGATATTGCTGTCAGAGTAA
- a CDS encoding signal recognition particle protein, with product MFESVKKALGGVFDGLRRKGLLSQGDIDAALAEVKLGLLGADVDYRVVKSFITQTREACLDEKVLKSITPGDQVVKVLYEQLTQALGGQGGKGIAITHIPYRVMLVGLQGSGKTTTLGKLALLLKKEGHYPLLIPGDYGRPAAYQQLQKLAADAGVEFYGEHAESLADLIRGADRFAREKSLDVQLLDTQGRHDFDTELMDELQTVTALYHPDETLIVLDSMIGSKAIPLSQSFDKVAPLTGAIFTKFDSPAQGGAVLSFKEAIGKPIRYIGVGEHLQDLDYFIPERHAARIVGYGDIEGLLKRYDDAESRAKAAGVAKRVQTGKFDLYDLRDQLVEIAQVGGINKMLESLPANMVPKGAVADEGVSKRFTAIIDSMTDSERRSPAILNASRKRRVARGAGVDVSDINRMLKQFELFSRMAKMASNRHAGGFGLPGF from the coding sequence GTGTTCGAATCTGTAAAGAAAGCGCTTGGTGGGGTCTTCGATGGGCTGCGCCGCAAGGGTCTGCTGTCACAGGGAGACATTGATGCTGCGCTAGCCGAGGTCAAGCTGGGTCTGCTCGGCGCCGACGTCGACTATCGAGTTGTCAAGTCGTTCATCACTCAGACGCGTGAGGCATGCCTGGACGAGAAGGTCCTCAAGAGTATCACGCCCGGTGACCAGGTGGTCAAGGTTCTCTACGAACAGCTGACGCAGGCGCTTGGAGGACAGGGCGGCAAAGGCATCGCCATCACACATATCCCATATCGGGTCATGCTTGTGGGTCTCCAGGGGTCTGGCAAGACGACGACGCTGGGCAAGCTGGCACTTCTCCTCAAGAAGGAAGGTCACTACCCTCTTCTCATTCCCGGAGACTACGGCCGGCCGGCAGCCTACCAGCAACTACAGAAGCTGGCAGCTGACGCGGGGGTCGAGTTCTACGGGGAACATGCCGAGAGTCTGGCGGATCTCATCCGCGGTGCTGATCGGTTTGCCCGGGAGAAGTCCCTGGATGTTCAACTGCTGGACACGCAAGGACGCCACGACTTCGACACAGAGCTCATGGATGAACTGCAGACGGTTACTGCGCTGTACCACCCTGACGAGACCCTGATCGTGCTCGATTCGATGATCGGATCAAAGGCCATTCCGCTTTCGCAGAGCTTTGACAAGGTTGCCCCACTTACTGGGGCGATCTTCACGAAGTTCGATTCACCCGCACAGGGTGGCGCGGTCTTGTCCTTCAAAGAGGCCATTGGCAAGCCAATCAGGTATATCGGCGTCGGAGAGCATCTGCAGGACCTCGATTACTTCATACCGGAGAGGCATGCGGCGCGCATCGTCGGCTACGGCGATATCGAGGGACTGCTCAAGCGGTACGATGACGCCGAGTCCAGGGCAAAGGCAGCAGGCGTCGCCAAGAGAGTCCAAACGGGGAAGTTCGACCTTTACGACCTCCGCGATCAGCTGGTTGAAATAGCTCAAGTTGGTGGTATAAATAAGATGCTTGAGAGTCTTCCCGCCAACATGGTTCCGAAGGGGGCTGTTGCCGACGAAGGCGTTTCAAAGAGATTCACGGCCATCATTGACTCCATGACCGACAGCGAAAGACGCAGTCCTGCCATCCTGAACGCGTCCCGTAAGCGTCGTGTTGCTCGCGGCGCAGGCGTGGATGTCAGTGACATCAACAGAATGCTCAAGCAGTTCGAGTTGTTCAGCCGCATGGCGAAGATGGCTAGCAACAGGCACGCCGGGGGCTTTGGCTTGCCCGGATTCTAA
- the rpsP gene encoding 30S ribosomal protein S16 produces the protein MVSIKLARTGTKHQAHYRFVVLDRKKPTNGAVIETLGYYDPKPKEPKIEVSEERVAYWLGLGAQPTDSVRNLLKHNGIWQRFVASKAAK, from the coding sequence ATGGTAAGCATCAAGCTCGCAAGGACTGGAACCAAGCATCAGGCGCACTATCGTTTTGTCGTGCTGGACCGTAAGAAACCGACCAACGGCGCGGTCATCGAGACACTCGGATACTATGACCCCAAACCCAAGGAGCCGAAGATCGAGGTCAGCGAAGAGCGTGTCGCTTATTGGCTCGGACTTGGCGCCCAGCCAACTGATTCCGTGCGCAACCTCCTCAAGCACAACGGTATCTGGCAAAGATTCGTTGCTAGCAAGGCCGCGAAGTAA
- a CDS encoding RNA-binding protein, with protein MKQLVETIVKALVDSPEEVVITEIAGEQTMTYEIKVGQKDTGKVIGKMGRTAQAIRTIVRAASAKSGKSATVQIDSMNDEQAEGGLKEEQ; from the coding sequence ATGAAGCAGTTGGTCGAGACGATCGTCAAAGCTCTGGTGGATAGCCCCGAAGAAGTGGTTATCACTGAGATCGCTGGAGAGCAGACCATGACTTATGAGATCAAGGTCGGCCAGAAGGACACCGGCAAAGTCATCGGAAAAATGGGTCGCACGGCTCAGGCAATTCGCACCATCGTCAGAGCGGCTTCTGCCAAGTCCGGTAAGAGCGCCACAGTCCAAATCGACAGCATGAACGACGAACAGGCCGAGGGTGGTCTGAAAGAGGAGCAGTAG
- a CDS encoding ferritin: MASKKLLGMLNDAIAGELQVAVQYMWQHVQWKGMKHFAVKDEFQKIGIEEMKHAEAIAERLFYLGGTPTTKPDPITVGSSLKEMLTADMKAEEKTIKMYKEVIALATKEGDLTTAHIFTEILGDEEGHHDTFQGLLEEV, from the coding sequence ATGGCATCCAAGAAGTTGCTCGGTATGCTGAACGACGCGATTGCCGGCGAACTGCAGGTTGCGGTCCAATATATGTGGCAGCATGTGCAGTGGAAGGGCATGAAGCACTTCGCGGTCAAGGATGAGTTCCAGAAGATCGGCATCGAGGAGATGAAACACGCCGAGGCAATTGCCGAACGGCTCTTCTACCTCGGAGGGACGCCGACGACGAAGCCTGACCCCATTACTGTTGGATCATCACTCAAGGAGATGCTGACCGCAGACATGAAGGCCGAGGAGAAGACGATCAAGATGTACAAAGAGGTCATTGCCCTGGCCACCAAGGAAGGAGACCTCACGACAGCACACATTTTCACCGAGATCCTGGGGGACGAGGAAGGGCACCACGACACCTTCCAAGGCTTGCTGGAAGAAGTCTGA
- a CDS encoding ketoacyl-ACP synthase III, whose product MEAGMSHIAGMGVKVPDRVLTNEYFSEYFNEDLSGFLEGIVGQKERHWLADDESVVDLCLPAAQEAMAEAGITAKDLSMVVVASDTHEYISPPTSLVVQGKLGAINAMVFDLSASCASFVTALVTVDSWFRSHPDFKYALLIGEYGMTKYVDKDDKYTASLFADGAAAVVIENTGESLIASKFIADGTYHDYLGVFGGGTRYPINDDTLAKGLHKLRILKKYDENPNLVAWPGLVKSLMEKVGEPLGAIDLILFTQINLSVIKKVLEILGIPESRSHWIMDRYGYTGSACIPMALYDARKQGKVKPDDLVVLVASGAGQAMGAVALRL is encoded by the coding sequence ATGGAGGCGGGAATGTCACACATTGCGGGAATGGGAGTCAAGGTTCCGGACAGGGTTCTGACGAATGAGTACTTCAGCGAGTACTTCAACGAGGACTTGAGTGGTTTCCTCGAAGGAATAGTTGGTCAGAAGGAGCGTCATTGGCTGGCTGACGACGAATCCGTGGTTGACCTCTGTCTTCCTGCTGCCCAGGAGGCGATGGCAGAAGCCGGGATTACGGCAAAGGACCTTTCGATGGTCGTCGTCGCTTCCGACACCCACGAGTACATCTCACCGCCGACGTCGCTTGTCGTCCAGGGTAAGCTTGGGGCTATCAACGCGATGGTCTTCGACCTGTCTGCTTCCTGTGCTTCGTTTGTTACTGCCCTCGTGACTGTGGACTCATGGTTCAGGTCTCACCCGGACTTCAAGTACGCTCTGCTGATTGGCGAATATGGCATGACCAAGTATGTGGACAAGGATGACAAGTACACGGCCTCTCTCTTCGCCGACGGTGCCGCAGCTGTCGTCATCGAGAACACAGGCGAGAGTCTCATCGCGTCGAAGTTTATCGCCGACGGCACGTATCATGACTATCTGGGCGTGTTCGGTGGGGGAACCAGGTATCCAATCAACGACGATACGCTTGCCAAGGGTCTGCACAAGCTGCGCATCCTCAAGAAGTACGATGAGAATCCCAACCTGGTCGCATGGCCTGGACTGGTGAAGAGCCTTATGGAGAAGGTCGGCGAGCCTCTGGGTGCCATCGATCTGATCCTGTTCACTCAGATCAATCTTTCGGTCATCAAGAAAGTGCTGGAGATTCTGGGCATCCCAGAGTCAAGGTCACACTGGATCATGGACAGATACGGCTACACCGGCTCGGCGTGCATCCCAATGGCATTGTATGATGCTCGCAAGCAGGGCAAGGTGAAGCCCGATGACTTGGTCGTGCTGGTGGCATCGGGCGCAGGACAGGCGATGGGCGCGGTCGCGCTCCGTCTGTAG